The genomic DNA GTCGCGACTCCGCGGACCGCGCCGTCGTCCACGGCTTCCGCTCGCGGGGCCGGGTCGCCAGCCCACGCCACTCCTCCTGCCGGCGACGCCTACGAGGCGCTACGGGAGGAGGCGCTGGGCTGCACGCGCTGTCGCCTTGCCGAAGGGCGCACGCAGGTGGTGTTCTCCGACGGCGTGCCCGATGCGCGCCTGGTCGTGGTCGGGGAGGCACCCGGTGCGAACGAGGACGCGACCGGCCTGCCCTTCGTCGGTGCCGCCGGGCAGCTCCTCGATCTGTTGTTGGCGGCGGTGGGCCTCTCCCGCACCGAATCGGTCTACATCTGCAACGTGCTCAAGTGTCGGCCGCCGGGGAACCGCAATCCGCTCCCGGACGAGATCGAAGCGTGCTCCTCCTACCTGAAGCGCCAGCTCGCGCTCGTGCAGCCCGAAGCGCTACTGGCCGTGGGGACGTTCTCGGCCCAACTTCTCACCGGCACCTCGGATCCCATCGGCAAGCTGCGCGGCACGGTG from Gemmatimonadota bacterium includes the following:
- a CDS encoding uracil-DNA glycosylase, coding for MSDALRRYLAQQIELGGRDVFLDTAEAGTLRALLAGGLSLPVAAPPPTAPHRDASAPSVATPRTAPSSTASARGAGSPAHATPPAGDAYEALREEALGCTRCRLAEGRTQVVFSDGVPDARLVVVGEAPGANEDATGLPFVGAAGQLLDLLLAAVGLSRTESVYICNVLKCRPPGNRNPLPDEIEACSSYLKRQLALVQPEALLAVGTFSAQLLTGTSDPIGKLRGTVHTYEGTPLVVTYHPAALLRNQGWTRLTWDDLQLLRDVMDASA